In a single window of the Planctomycetia bacterium genome:
- a CDS encoding DNA-binding protein, whose translation MSAKAKKDCPREFDFALIVGNIHELTQDVEDSLFKAGCDDGTLSIQYGLLYIEFSRLASSLEEAMISAIHDVHSAGINAQVRRVDECNLVTAADIARRMGRSRQMVHQYITGKRGPGGFPAPECHLTEGYPLWPWYAVSHWLVQNNLIRPEESMNAEVVDAINDALDRLWETSDYSQRIKKITQELQPQQ comes from the coding sequence ATGAGTGCCAAGGCGAAGAAGGACTGTCCTCGCGAATTCGATTTTGCGTTGATCGTTGGAAACATTCACGAACTAACGCAAGACGTAGAAGACTCCCTGTTTAAGGCGGGGTGTGACGACGGAACACTAAGCATTCAATACGGGCTTCTCTATATTGAGTTCAGCCGGTTGGCATCATCACTTGAAGAGGCAATGATCAGCGCGATTCATGATGTCCACAGTGCAGGAATTAACGCTCAAGTTCGCCGCGTTGATGAATGTAATTTGGTAACGGCTGCCGACATCGCCCGACGCATGGGCCGCAGCCGCCAAATGGTGCATCAATATATAACCGGGAAACGTGGTCCAGGGGGCTTCCCAGCGCCAGAGTGTCATTTGACTGAAGGATACCCGCTGTGGCCGTGGTACGCTGTGAGTCACTGGCTCGTACAGAACAACTTGATTCGCCCCGAGGAGAGCATGAACGCCGAAGTCGTTGACGCGATTAACGACGCTCTTGACCGTTTGTGGGAGACATCGGACTACTCTCAAAGGATCAAAAAAATAACACAAGAATTGCAGCCTCAACAGTAG
- the miaB gene encoding tRNA (N6-isopentenyl adenosine(37)-C2)-methylthiotransferase MiaB, whose amino-acid sequence MSESKSIYVETMGCQMNALDSELVVGELLLRGFQLTEHMESADLVVINTCSVRQHAEDKVYSRLGQLKSSRVRSFDQVVAVIGCMAERDGDNLLKKMPQVDILCGPSELHRLPGLVDDVRANRAPAVALSGRLRTKTTPVRHAGDHEDLESLDSGRVFGLSTHVDVPKVFGRHQAYVRITRGCNKFCTFCVVPYTRGPEVHRPPGQIVDEVRRLADAGVMEVTLLGQTVNHYFYEEGGSRTSFADLLRRVHDEVPQLPRLRFVTSFPRDFTDEALDVMAASPRICKYLHIPAQSGSNDVLKRMNRGYNVEDYMALLDRARAKMPDITLAGDMIVGFCGETEEDFQRSIELLRDARYKNCFIFKYSPRPGTTADHRLVDDVPEAVKRRRNNDMLAVQAEINLSNHRAMLEQVVEVLVEGHSKRALAAQESEQERGGEVDHSHSASGQLVGRTGGDQVVVFDGAPGRIGTLARVRIVAATPYTLHGKIEDGEATVTGGKRRAVSLTVVG is encoded by the coding sequence AATACGTGCAGCGTTCGTCAGCACGCCGAGGACAAGGTCTATTCACGACTGGGGCAGCTTAAATCTTCACGTGTGCGGAGTTTCGATCAGGTCGTTGCCGTGATCGGGTGCATGGCGGAACGGGACGGCGATAATCTGCTGAAGAAGATGCCGCAGGTGGACATTCTCTGCGGCCCGAGCGAGCTGCATCGGCTGCCGGGACTGGTGGATGACGTTCGCGCCAATCGCGCGCCGGCCGTGGCATTATCAGGTCGGCTGCGCACGAAGACGACGCCGGTTCGCCACGCCGGGGACCACGAAGACCTCGAGTCGCTCGACAGCGGACGCGTGTTCGGGCTTTCGACGCATGTGGATGTGCCGAAGGTCTTCGGGCGGCATCAGGCGTATGTCCGCATCACGCGCGGTTGCAACAAATTCTGCACGTTTTGCGTCGTTCCCTATACGCGCGGTCCGGAAGTGCATCGGCCGCCGGGCCAGATTGTCGATGAGGTTCGCAGGCTGGCTGACGCGGGTGTCATGGAGGTGACGCTACTGGGCCAGACGGTCAACCATTATTTTTATGAAGAGGGAGGCTCGCGGACGAGCTTCGCCGATCTGCTTCGCCGGGTGCATGACGAGGTGCCGCAACTACCGCGCCTTCGCTTCGTGACCAGCTTCCCGCGAGATTTCACCGACGAGGCCCTGGACGTGATGGCGGCGAGCCCGCGCATCTGCAAGTATCTGCACATTCCCGCGCAGAGCGGCAGCAACGACGTGCTCAAGCGCATGAACCGGGGCTACAACGTCGAAGACTACATGGCTCTGCTCGATCGGGCCCGCGCGAAGATGCCGGATATCACCCTTGCGGGGGACATGATCGTGGGCTTCTGCGGCGAGACGGAGGAGGATTTTCAGCGGAGCATCGAGCTGCTTCGGGACGCGAGATACAAGAATTGTTTCATTTTCAAATACTCGCCGCGACCGGGCACGACGGCGGATCATCGACTGGTCGATGACGTTCCCGAGGCGGTCAAGCGTCGTCGCAACAACGACATGCTCGCGGTGCAGGCGGAGATCAACCTATCGAATCACCGGGCGATGCTTGAGCAAGTCGTCGAGGTGCTGGTCGAGGGTCACAGCAAGCGGGCGCTGGCGGCGCAAGAGTCTGAGCAGGAGCGGGGCGGCGAGGTCGATCATTCCCATTCGGCGAGCGGCCAGCTTGTCGGGCGCACGGGCGGCGATCAGGTCGTTGTGTTTGACGGCGCGCCGGGGAGGATCGGGACGCTGGCACGCGTACGAATCGTCGCGGCGACTCCGTACACGCTTCACGGGAAGATTGAGGACGGTGAGGCAACTGTCACCGGGGGGAAACGCAGGGCGGTGTCACTGACCGTCGTGGGCTAG
- a CDS encoding PilT/PilU family type 4a pilus ATPase yields the protein MAAPVTIQQLLMAMKTHGASDLHLKAGLPPTYRVGGNLRTVSMPPMSGEDIDRVISPIIPEGRREFYEKYGDLDFATELADGDRFRINIFRAAARMNAAIRRVNSKIPSFEELLLPPIYRKIVEGTHEGIVIVCGVTGSGKSTTLAAMIEHINETRHDNIVTIEDPVEYLFRPVKSIISQREIGIDIPDYAEGLKYIVRQDPDTLFIGEMRDKFTMTAALQAAETGHLVFGSLHSADTMQAFSRILEFFPRSEHEFIRGSLANSLRAICAQRLLPGSKEDHPLVPATEVLINSPTCKELIRKEQDSDIPSLIASSEREGMHTFTSSIAKLVETDMVFMDVAMQFAPNAEALASQLRGIKTQASTMIHRVRGGGSGSGS from the coding sequence ATGGCCGCGCCGGTCACAATTCAACAGCTTCTTATGGCGATGAAGACGCACGGCGCGTCCGACCTTCATCTGAAGGCCGGTCTGCCGCCGACCTATCGGGTGGGCGGAAACCTGCGCACGGTAAGCATGCCGCCGATGTCGGGAGAAGACATCGACCGGGTCATTTCGCCGATTATTCCCGAGGGGCGGCGCGAGTTCTATGAGAAGTACGGCGATCTGGACTTCGCGACGGAGCTGGCGGACGGAGATCGCTTCCGGATCAACATCTTCCGGGCGGCGGCGCGAATGAACGCGGCGATTCGGCGGGTCAATTCTAAGATTCCCAGTTTCGAGGAACTGCTGCTTCCGCCGATCTATCGGAAGATCGTCGAAGGAACGCACGAGGGGATCGTGATCGTCTGCGGCGTGACTGGCTCGGGCAAGAGCACGACGCTGGCGGCGATGATCGAGCACATCAACGAGACGCGTCACGACAATATTGTGACGATTGAGGACCCGGTGGAGTATCTGTTCCGGCCGGTCAAGTCGATCATTTCGCAGCGGGAGATCGGCATCGACATTCCCGACTATGCCGAGGGGCTCAAGTACATCGTGCGGCAGGACCCGGATACGCTGTTCATCGGCGAGATGCGGGACAAGTTCACGATGACGGCGGCCCTCCAGGCGGCGGAGACGGGGCACCTGGTCTTCGGCAGCCTGCACAGCGCTGACACGATGCAGGCCTTTTCGCGCATCCTCGAGTTCTTTCCGCGCAGCGAGCACGAGTTCATCCGCGGGTCGCTTGCCAATTCGCTGAGGGCCATCTGCGCCCAGCGGCTGCTGCCGGGTTCGAAGGAAGATCATCCGCTGGTGCCGGCGACCGAGGTGCTGATTAACAGCCCGACCTGCAAGGAACTCATCCGCAAGGAGCAGGACTCCGATATCCCATCTCTGATCGCGTCGAGCGAGCGCGAGGGCATGCACACCTTCACATCGTCGATCGCCAAGCTGGTAGAGACGGACATGGTCTTCATGGACGTGGCGATGCAGTTTGCGCCGAACGCCGAGGCCCTGGCCAGTCAGCTTCGCGGCATCAAGACGCAAGCCAGCACCATGATTCATCGCGTCCGCGGCGGCGGAAGCGGAAGCGGAAGCTGA